The sequence tgatttttttttttgtttttcttagtagTGTAAATGCCCATATTTTCATGTCAGTAAATATTGAcattatatagtatattagtTATAGTATCACAGTTTATAGATAACCATAGTTTATTTAAATGATCCCCAATTTTTTTAGATCTTTacattattcctcttttttttttgctattatagatAGTCCTGTAGTGCCTAAATTAAATTTTTgtgaaattctgaaattattcAATGAAGACCCATCTCTAGTATCTAAATATTAGAAAGTAAGAATCGTAGTTAGTGTTTATTGAGTATTAATATGTACCAGCTACAGTTCTAAGCTTTTCACGTGTATCAATCTGTTCCATTCCACATCAGTTCTATGACATGGGTCTTGTTAGGTTCCTTTTATAGGTGAGTAAATTAACGTACCGTAACTTGCCCAGGTCATTCAGCCCGTAAGGGGCGGATCTAGGACTGGAACCCAGGCTTGTTGGCACCAGCACACCTGCTGTCCAAGGAAGAGGTCAGATATttaaaggaaggaacaaaaatacATAGCAGGGTGATGAATTGGCTAGGCCTTGAAAAGTGGATAGGATTttgagtaaaaataataaaaagagaaatcgTGTTCTAGGAACCCAAAACAGAACAGAGCTCTTACAGAGGTAAGACCTCCAAGATGTGGGGAGGATACTGAGTAAACCAGCCTGCTCAGTACAGGAACAGAGGAGGCTGGAAAGATCAGAACGTGTTGGGTTATGGAGTAAATGCTAGGCTTGAGGTGTTTAGtggaaaataaaatcctaagCAGGAAGTTAGTATGTAAGGATGTTTTACAAAGACtgatatgaaggaaaaataagtggTGTTACTTATGCTCGgagatttaaataataaagatgcCTTAAGTGTATGCTTTGTCTGTCTCATAAGTGCCTTCATAGTTTAACTTCAAGTTTTTATGGGAGGGAAATGAGGAAAGCAGCAGATACCAGAGAGTTAAGGGAGATTAATTTACAATGTATCGCACTAGCCCAAACAGTTTATAGTGTTTGAGTCTAGGCTCCCATTTTATGCGCTTAGATGGACAAGTACCAAGTAAACTCTGGTCCTGGAAGCTGGATCTTGATTCTGACATCCCCTGTCGTCTCTTCTAGGCTGGTTTCGCCTTATCATTAGCGTactgtccttcctcttcttcaccGACATGCTGATCTACTGGATTCACAGAGGCCTTCATCATAGACTTGTGTATAAGgtagagtcatttttttttaagattttatttatttatttgacagacagagatcacaagtaggcagagaggcaggcagagagaagggggaagcaggccccctgctgagcagagagccagacatggggctcaatcccaggaccccgggatcacgacccgagccgaaggcagaggctttaacccactgagccacccagctgccccaggtaGAGTCATTTttaaggggaagagaaaaaaatatacatttcagCAGTGTATGGTTACAAATTCTGTTTTctagtttaagattttatttgagagaaagaggaagagagagagcacgtgcacaagcagggggaggggcagagggagaagcagactcccccattgaacagggagttcaatgcggggctcagccccagggccccgagatcatgacctgagctgaaggcggacattACCTGACTGAGTcggccaggtgccccaaattctgtTTTGTATTTCTAAGAATTCCCTCTAACTTTTTGAATACGTGAGTAGCCACAGTCAAGACAGACACCAGGTAcattttgtatgtgttctttatgGGTCTGGACAGGCTGTGTTAAAATGTTACTGTGTTCAGGTAAAAGGGTGCATTTTATAAAGTGATTTGGgcatttaaagagtttttttattttttagttaggTCATTTCCACAACGTGAGCATAAAGAGCTAAGTTGAAAATTAAAGGTGGTTCTTAACTGTGTTCTTTCCTTCTGTAGCGCATACACAAACCTCATCATCTCTGGAAGATTCCAACTCCATTTGCAAGCCATGCTTTTCACCCTGTGGATGGCTTCCTTCAGAGTCTACCTTATCATATATACCCTTTTATCTTCCCGTTACACAAGGTGGTTTACTTAAGTTTGTACATTTTGGTGAATATCTGGACGATATCCATTCATGATGGCGACTTCCGTGTCCCCCAAATCTTAAGGCCATTTATTAATGGCTCAGCCCATCACACAGACCACCACATGTTCTTTGACTACAACTACGGACAGTATTTCACCTTGTGGGATAGAATTGGAGGCTCCTTCAAAAATCCTTCCTCCTTTGAAGGGAAGGGACCACTTAGTTATGTGAAGAAGATGACAGAAGAAAAGTGCAACAGCCATGCAGAAAACggttgtaaaaatgaaaaattattcagtAGAGAGTTTACAA comes from Mustela erminea isolate mMusErm1 chromosome 9, mMusErm1.Pri, whole genome shotgun sequence and encodes:
- the SC5D gene encoding lathosterol oxidase, with product MDLVLNAADYYFFTPYIYPASWPEDNIFRQTISLLIVTNLGAYILYFFFATLSYYFVYDHALMKHPQFLKNQVYREIIFTVQSLPWISIPTVSLFLLELRGYSKLYDDIGEFPSGWFRLIISVLSFLFFTDMLIYWIHRGLHHRLVYKRIHKPHHLWKIPTPFASHAFHPVDGFLQSLPYHIYPFIFPLHKVVYLSLYILVNIWTISIHDGDFRVPQILRPFINGSAHHTDHHMFFDYNYGQYFTLWDRIGGSFKNPSSFEGKGPLSYVKKMTEEKCNSHAENGCKNEKLFSREFTKTE